The region ATCCAGAGTCTCCCTAGAGCTTTTTCTTCACCTTCGCATCTTCAACTTTAATATCCTTCTTTTCCACTTTCTTCTCATCATTCCCTGACTTCCTATAAAATCTTCCTTTTACTTCATTTGTTCGAGCCTTTGCATTGAATGGATTTTTGTAAAACTTCCTTACTCaattgtttgagtaaaaagctACAGCTTCTTCATCAAACTTGATGATCAGAACTTCTTCTTCCAAATTCTCCTTCTCAGCAATTTCTTTCTCAATCTCTCTTCTAGCAACCTTCGACACTAGAGCAAGTGGACCACCAAGACTAATCTTAGATTCCTCCGCAATTTTATTAACTTGATATTCATGTGCTTTCATGACATTGTAAAGATCGTTCAAGGATAAATAGTCGAAACTTTGTTGTGTCTTTATCATGAGACTGACCTTTCTTCATTCTTTTCGAAGTCCCATGATAAAAGTGAcatcgcatggttcgttgagaggtgcttgaccagccgcagggttaaggccgagcaccagagaccacatggcaagttgcagccattggaggttcccgaatggaagtgggaacagatcactatggatttcatcaccaaattgccgaggactgccagaggagttgatgcaatttgggtgattgtggataggttgacgaagagcgctcacttccttgccatcagtgagagttcttcagcggagaagttggcggagatatatgtgagagaagtggtatctcggcatggggtgtcgatctcgattgtttcagaccgtgatgtgcgcttcacttccagattctggaagaaatttcatgaggagctgggtactaaattgcattttagtaccgcatatcatccccagacagacggccagagcgagcggacgattcagacgcttgaggacatgctttgagcatgtgtgttagatttcgggggtagctgggatgcgtatctacccttggcagagttctcctacaacaacagccatcattcgagcattggtatgccaccctttgagctgttgtatggtaggaggtgtcggacccccatttgctggggagaggttgggcagagagtgatgggcagtacagagatcgtgcttcagacgacaaagcagattcagcaggtcagacagaggttattgaccgcccagagccgacagaagagttatgcagacagatgccggtccgagcttgagtttcaggtcggcgacttcgttctcctgaaggtctctccttggaaaggagtgattcgattcaggaagaggggcaagttggggccccggtatattgggccatttcgtgtgattacAAGGGTAGGCcgagtagcctatcgtttggagttgccagccgagttggggcagatccacgacacttttcacgtgtcgcagttgaggaagtgtatagccgatgagtcggcagtggttccattagaggatattcaggtggatgcgagtctgaattatgctgagaggcctgtgtccatcagggatcggaagatcaaggttctgaggaacaaggaggtacctctggtgttggttcagtggcaacaccggaagggatcggagatgacctgggagccggagcgcgagatgcgggagcagcacccggagctattttcagagcgagacttcgagggcgaagtctagttctagtgggggagaattgtaacagcccggaatttcaggtatctttattgatttgattattttgtgttttgagaggggactcggcgagttggagcttagactcgccgagtagggtcacgattctggacgcgggattcgtttggactcggcgagtccaggatatggactcggcgagtctgcgctgtttaatgaaaccctaatttctcgggtttgggacctatttaaagggccttatggccgtcatttgtgctcaccagtcccttgagtggaaccctaatcgagtgtgagcgtttggagcttagaaggaggctattattgatcttggaggtgtcattttgcaaggaaagaggaaatcagccgaggggaaagcaagaggagccatcttcCGAGGATTTGGAGTCCAGAGTATCTCTATTGGGGTAATATTTCGAGCTATTCTCTTCTATGTTGGtgttttcattgatttagggtttgttgaacccttttgtggctagatcttgtgctcccttggacccctaagagatttagactatagatctggacccctaaaggtccaaaatgtccctttgcccaagctttttgggaatcaatggaagttttgggttggaacccttatgctttagatcaaaatgttcattataagccatggggtgtgttatggacaccaagatagggactttacgtggtgaatcagtcttgaaaggctagatctatgaattgatggaacagatctgaccttagaagcgagtttgagtaattgcatggcatggactcgccgagtccgacgagcagactcggcgagtagcttgaagattgccttggatcggccagtgagtgatccagtcgagtcacgggttgactcagtgagtcaggacgagttagagagggtcgacaggtggtctgagtcgagttgagtcggggtggccccgcgactctcccaggtggaactcgtcgagtcaggggaagtactcgacaagtgagaagggaatcctatggagttggcggatacgtctagactcgccgagttgcccttgtgcactcgccgagtccggtcaagttgaccgttgaccgttgaccagagttgacctatgtttgacttcttagggatagtcaaacttagaagataaaagtgttaataagagatgtatgatgttatagggagattgtagctcggcggatcgagcacgagtgacttcgggatttgctagctttcgatattcacgaggtgagtcttctcactatactgtacccggaagggtttgactgtgtgaccggaaggtcggatatgatatgtgatatatgtgctatatgtgataagttaattgttatacgtgctatgtatgttatgtgggccggaaggcattatgttatgggccggaaggcgtgtattgtggaccgtaaggttggcgtgggtaggaccggaaggtttacccagcagggacggaagtcccctgagacacataggaccggaaggtcagggcctggaaaggcgtatgtgcgtaagttgtattttggggaactcactaagcaattatgcttacagttgttgtgtatgtgtttcaggtactagcgaggaccgtgggaaggcgccgacgtgatctgtacacactgatagatgtttgtgatcttgggattcatatgatttgtattctgacatgacacttggaatgtttatgccttgttttgaatgaaaatactttattttgaaatgaaaaatttgtttgaaaatttacgttgttacattgaAGTTCACGCATACATTTCTTTTCATTCTTATGTAATTTCTCAGTTTGTTCTGTAACATTTTGATTATTGGAAGAAGTTCCAATACTTTGAACAGCAGGAGGAGGACGAACATCTCCTGTGATGCATTTCCAGAGATCCTCATCTATTCCGTTCAAATAGTCCTCCATACGACTCGCCCATTGATCGTAGAACTCTAgaatcaacatcggaattttggttgaagaaccaagaagATGAGAGTATGAAGTCAtggtgttcatgttgaagttcgccattgatgtatGGATGAAAATTTGGAAAAACTTCAATTAACAATAATTGATTGACAAAAACTTCCAGAAAACGGACACTGAATACTCAATTAGACAACCTAAACACAGAATCAAATCAAATTTGAAGATCTATTAagattttcataatcaaaagagCGGAAACTTTTGAATCCTGAACGAGACTCAGAATACTTTTGAAACTTGAGAAAATTAGATCACAACAGAACGattcctgctctaataccaaatgAAGAGTCGAATGATCGAATATGAATTATGAGATCAGATTATGAAAATATGAACGAAGAACACACAGTCTAAATATAATCTGATTGGCTCATTAATGCTTTCGAATACATAGAAATTTTTATAAAGAACAATAGCAATGACACAGTTACTTTCTAACTCTAGCATTCATCCCATATTTATATGGATTAggaaagcatacaaaaaatatatgGGACTAAGACACTAAGACCTTCGATACAATGTGCCCATATAATAAACTTACAATCAAAACATTTGATACTACAAAAGACACAGATGACCTTCGACACCTCACAATTATCTTCAACCTCAACACAATAACCAGaatcaaatttttcattttaaataaacacaAAAGTTACAATCATCACATTGTTCCAAAACTATTCATTAATAATAATGTCAAATCATCAGAGTAAAATGTCAAATTACGGAAAACTAATGAGGAGTGAATGTTGTGTCATCAAGCAGGGGCCTTCCCCTTAGCATCGGAAGTACTGAAACCACAAACAAAAAttgtaagcaaaagcttagtgagtttcccaatcaTATCACATACTAAAAAGTAAATAtgtaagtgtcatgggctacccccatggtctttacccaCAATGTCAACGTTCAGATCCCCGTCTTACATATGAGTATCATtgactacccccatggtctttccttgcaaagCCAAGAGCTAAATCCCGGTCTTACActcaagtgtcatgggctacccccatggtcttcgaTACAATTGTCACAAAAGTCAACGACATTCTACATAATAAGAAATGggccggaattggtgccttcCACCCGTGAacatggtgagaagactcacctcaactgCTGATATCCCGAACAAACACTCGGCTACTAGGCTGGATAAATTCCCGAGATAACTAAACATTAAAGTCCCAAGGAAATTGGATCAAAATATGGACTAATACTTACAACATAAGGCTAATGTCCAATGTGATATGGGCCAAACTAGACCTAAGGCCCAATAAAATCCTAGGTCCAAACCAAGGATCAACTGAAGCTCACAATGAGTCCAACATCTAGAGTGGCCCATCGGAAAAATGTCCAAGACCGAAATCCATTAAACAAGCTCATCGCTTTGGCCCCAAATGTAAGCCTAACTGTTCTGAGTCGTACGCTCGACGTACAcactggtacgcgcagcgtacaaggTTGAAGTGAGAAATCACGACAAATGGAGGCATTACGTGCGGCGTATAGGAAGTATGCACAACGTACGTGGCCCCATGTAAACCATGAAAAAGTGACTTAATCACTTATGACCAGACGCCTAAAatttagatctggactccttaagACTATTTaggtcataaagttgcaaactgtaTGCCTTTGGGTGGATACAAAGAGCCTAAACTCTAAAACCTAGCTTATCACACCCAAACCTACACTCTAGCACATGAATGGGGACACAACAAGGTccaagtttgcacctttatgatATAAAACGAATAAACACATCTAAAAATACAACTTGGAGGCTtaggagtagctcatactcaccaagatctaaactttaggGACAAAAAGAAGGAAACTAGACTCAAAATGGAACTTAAAGAAACATAATCAAcgtttggagctttataccttctagtGGAGCAAAATGAAGAGGAGAAACCAGATCCAAACTCTTGAGGGCAAGGCTTCCTTCTTGAACAACCTTCTTCACAACCAAAAGCACACACTATCACTCAAAAAGGTCCAAGAAGGTCAAAATACAATAGGGTTTGCTAAGAGGGTCGATAAAGGGAATGGAGGCTGAGGTCGGGGAGGGTCTTGGGCCATAATGAGGTTTAAATAGtgctcaaaccctaattcttagggTTTTGGCCTGAGccacgtacacccaacgtactagagTACACGTAACGTACTCATACGGGAGCCACTACGCTTAGTGTACAaggatgtacgccccgcgtacacgatCAAGACCAAGATTTTAAGATTTTAACCTCGAGGACCTAATGTGCAACCAAATCAAACTTCAAGGGTTCAAAAGCAAACCTTATGAATCTTAGATGTTACAACATACGACGCGGTCATTGCCAAATGACGTGACCTTCGAGCGGCTTATACTAAATTTAACGGCGTATTTGACAATCTTAAAAATATGCATAGAATTGGTAGCAACGATTTCAACATTTTAGAAACCATGTTGTACAAATACAAAATTACCAACAATGGTAAACCATTCGGCAACCAAAAAGCGTGGGAAGTTTGTCGTAATAGTCCAAAATAGGTCCTATATCCGGATACAGCACATTCGGGATCTACAACCGGATCGAACAAAATGGCAAGAACTTCCGAACCGGACATTGGTGTTAGCCTCAACCTCAATGATAAGTTCAACGccgtcgagggggaggatccaccgGACGTCTAACTTCGTCGACCACAGGAAAGGACAAAGCGAGAAAGAGGGCGTCTTCGAGAGGAAAATCAACCAAATAAACAAAACTCTaagttttttagaaaaaaaaaattgaatcaaTAGAGGAAGCTCGTAGGTGAAAACTATTGCTCGCCGATCTTCAAAATTTTAAACACGGTGCCGCAACCGAATTTCAACCCAAAAAAATTTAAGCGCATTTTTTAAAAAATCAACAAGTTCTCGAAAAATATCGCAACTAtattctatgtttttttttaatgtttttttagtaatttaggttgaatttttctatgttttttatatttttttagtaatttaggtttaatcttgtatgtttttttagtaatttaactttgatattttatttttttaggtttaattttctatgttttttaattaatgtaatgtggttttaattaatgtaaaatattttattatgttttttatttaatttaattataaaaaataaaaaataaaaagatattaTGGAATTGATAATCATTTCTAATGTCTAGGGAGTTAACAGTGAAGCTTAGATGACTTTGATTGACAACATTTTTCCAGCACGTTAGCTGTGACCACTCCCCAAAGTTGATGTACATGTATTGTTTGTCTCTATGTATCTATGGTTGGAGTGTTAAATTTCGTACGGTCGCAATTATTATTATGATTGAAGTTGCAGCAAGTGAGACAACATAACTCTGATCACTTGGACTATCTTCTATGCCTTGGATTCATCGTCTTTGGTCTTGAATTCATCAACTTAATTTGTCGTATTTTTTAGATTCTTCGTAGAAATTGCCAAGAGACTCTTATAAACTAATGAGTGACTTCCCATTTAAAAATTAAGAAAACAAGTATTGTCCTTGAATTGCTTGGAATAATTTCTTATCCAAATGGAGTGAGCTTATTCTTCTTAATATATGTTCTTTAATGTAAAGAATGTTTTCACAATAACTTTCTAAAATTAGCTCCGGTCATCGATTCCCAAAGacaaattaaatatgaatttctcTATCTGTGTTTCCAATTATCATCTTATGAAAGATCATAAGATCGGGCTAACATCGTCTCTTTCATCAATAGCAGCAGGTATGACCTCAAGGGATATCTGGCTTACCCGTCTAAGATCATTCAAATACTTTGTAGAGTGGGTAATGCTACTACGTGATTTGTATTCCCTGTTGGAGGGACCCACGCGGTGGTTTTTCTGTACTATGCATTCCACCATTTCTGCAGTAATTCTAGCTGTTGCCTTCCACCAAACCATCCATTTTAGCCATGATAAAATTGGAGAAGAGAAGTTGTTAGAAGTAGATGTGGGGATAATTATGGAAAGATTGTTTATGGTGCCCGATGATGAAGATATAAAAATAATTACTAGCGTAGAGGAGATAACAAGTTTGTTCCATGAGAACGAGCCAACCTTCGATGAACTGAAGGAAGCATTTGGGGTGTTCGATACAAACAATGATGGGTTCATAGATGCAAATGAGTTGCAACTTGTGCTTTCCAAATTTGGATATCCATGCATATCAGAAAGTGAGTGTAGACGGATGATTGATGGGTATGATGTTGATAAAGATGAGAAGATTAGTTCCAAAGAGTTTTTGAAGCTCATTGAAGATGCTTTTCAGTGATTTCCCATATGTTTCTTTTTTCTTGAACGGCATGTATATCTATATATGTTTATCTTGAATAagatatgataatatatatatatatatatatatatatatatatatatatatatatatatatatatatatatatatatatatatatatatatatatatatatatatatatatatatatatatatatatatatatatatatatatatatatatatatatatacttttaagtGGTTTTGCATTGATATTACATGAAACTTGTAAAGCTGCAGATATATATAGGGTCACAAGATCTTTGATTTTGGGTGATGTGAGCGCTGCCCCTTTCCTGCCACATTGTGTTGAACCACAAACCTAAAGAAACACCAACTTCTTGCTTAAGTGATATCTAGCCAATTTATGATCTCGGTGTATATATAGTGATACAGAATGAGCTTCATCATGAACAAAGTCCACCAGTGATGCAAAATATCAGACTTTCTAGCTAGCATTATATATCACTTGCTATCCCCAATGCTGGAAATTAACCCATTATAAGAAGTGGTGGTAGGTTTGATGACGACCTGGTGAGAGTGTTGCATGCGACCTGAAAATGGTGACTGAAGCCTGTTTTGACGATGGCCGTATTCATATTCTCCGGCAGTGCTTGTTTGTAGAGAGGGTGTTTTGTGTGGGTCCTTGAGCTAACAAGTTCTGAATCTAAGGGTTTCTATTGTTTTGGCTTGGGGCTGGCCTTGAAACTTGAATGCATTGTTTTCTTAAGAACTCAAAAACTGCATTGGTATGAACATATTTATTAAcgtaatattatattttttatatgatATCTAAGTAAAGAATTTTAATAATGAACCCAGAAGGAAAGCCAAATTAAGAACCGACGGAGAAAAACATGCTGCCTTGTTGGTTGATATTGATCACAAGGGCGTTGAAAATTTCTATGTTAGAATTTTAGTATTGTAATGACCATTCGGTGCATGAGATGTaccattttatttatttactacTTTATAACCCaaggttataaaattaatcaaacttctataataaagtttaaaattattaataagtt is a window of Lactuca sativa cultivar Salinas chromosome 1, Lsat_Salinas_v11, whole genome shotgun sequence DNA encoding:
- the LOC111916744 gene encoding probable calcium-binding protein CML46; translation: MNFSICVSNYHLMKDHKIGLTSSLSSIAAGMTSRDIWLTRLRSFKYFVEWVMLLRDLYSLLEGPTRWFFCTMHSTISAVILAVAFHQTIHFSHDKIGEEKLLEVDVGIIMERLFMVPDDEDIKIITSVEEITSLFHENEPTFDELKEAFGVFDTNNDGFIDANELQLVLSKFGYPCISESECRRMIDGYDVDKDEKISSKEFLKLIEDAFQ